Proteins from one Dysgonomonas sp. HDW5A genomic window:
- a CDS encoding PstS family phosphate ABC transporter substrate-binding protein, whose product MRKVGLFCVLLLMIIFSACNNGQIKVTRTDTLTSGVAEIAVDDCFAPIIQEQIDVFEALNDEASIIPIFASEVDVINLLLKDSVRLVIAARDLTDAEKQGLLNKKLQPRSQKIAIDGIALIINQENTDSLISVSALKKIMTGEIDSWKLINPHSKYDKISVVFDNPNSSTVRFIKDSINRGEPLAETLKAMDNNRAVLDYVAKTPNAMGVIGVNWINNPGDTTNLSFTNKIRVMSVSKSDEPTIQNSFQPFAAYLALGEYPLRRDVYIILSDLRGTLPAGFTNFVADDRGQRIILKAGLVPATRPMRLISVQEHF is encoded by the coding sequence ATGAGAAAAGTTGGTTTATTTTGTGTGTTGTTATTGATGATAATTTTCTCAGCGTGCAACAACGGACAAATCAAAGTTACACGAACTGATACTCTTACCAGTGGCGTAGCAGAAATAGCCGTAGATGATTGCTTTGCTCCGATAATTCAAGAACAAATTGATGTATTTGAGGCTTTAAATGACGAAGCGTCAATCATTCCTATTTTTGCAAGTGAAGTAGATGTTATAAATTTACTTTTAAAAGATAGCGTCAGACTAGTTATCGCTGCACGTGATCTTACTGATGCGGAAAAACAAGGTTTGCTGAATAAGAAATTGCAACCTCGTTCACAAAAAATAGCAATAGATGGTATTGCATTAATAATTAATCAAGAAAATACGGATTCACTTATTAGTGTATCTGCACTGAAAAAGATTATGACAGGCGAGATTGATTCTTGGAAATTGATCAATCCGCATTCTAAATATGATAAAATATCGGTTGTATTTGATAATCCAAACTCAAGTACAGTTCGTTTTATCAAAGATTCGATTAATAGAGGAGAGCCTCTAGCCGAAACACTGAAAGCTATGGATAATAATAGAGCAGTGCTCGATTATGTTGCTAAGACTCCTAATGCGATGGGTGTGATAGGTGTAAACTGGATTAATAATCCGGGAGATACGACAAACTTGAGTTTTACAAATAAAATTAGAGTAATGTCTGTCAGTAAAAGTGATGAACCTACTATTCAAAATAGTTTTCAACCATTTGCTGCATATTTGGCGTTAGGAGAATATCCTTTGAGACGGGATGTATATATTATACTATCAGACTTAAGAGGTACGTTACCTGCCGGATTTACAAACTTCGTAGCGGATGACAGAGGTCAGAGAATAATTTTGAAAGCTGGATTAGTACCAGCAACAAGGCCTATGAGGCTGATTTCGGTACAAGAACATTTCTAA
- a CDS encoding lipopolysaccharide assembly protein LapB, whose protein sequence is MKKKYLLGAFLGLLLSSPIFAQSNIGADYLNTGELKVAKEIFEKQISQSPAEAYYYLGEVAYREGNMAEAKANYEKGLAASPDFVLNNVGLGKLLLKTNPKEAEDQFSIALKQDKKNVAVLVAIARAYFDNNMKEKGDAKLADARKADKKAPAIYILEGDLKAKTNVGEAAGSYAQAYTFDPASAVAYIKTAQVYENVNPTLAVEMLQKAIEINPNYTLAYKYLGSIYSHGGQYEQAIDAFQKYFAQGSYDVNDLTRYAAALYFTKKYEEAKKLINEGISKEPNNFVLNRLLMYSYLQSKDYVDGLAAAEKFFSLDKGDSEYIVQDFMTYGELLSKNNQLDKALLQYDAAIKLDPSKSAVYKDIAIACADAGQYADAAKYYQEYVDKADAAVLEATDFFTLGRYSYMYGSAALKDADPAISAAGKESLLRADKAFATVTERIADSYLGYFWRARTNALLDPETTQGLAKPYYEQVVNIIVGKADGSNPSELLEAYQYLSYYYYLLYDKSKSASDKEQVKLYSEKMLELDPANTVAPQLLEAIK, encoded by the coding sequence ATGAAAAAAAAGTATTTATTAGGAGCTTTCCTGGGTTTATTACTTAGTTCTCCAATTTTTGCACAAAGCAATATTGGTGCAGACTATTTGAATACCGGAGAGCTAAAAGTGGCTAAAGAAATTTTTGAAAAGCAAATAAGTCAATCTCCGGCTGAAGCTTATTATTACTTAGGTGAAGTAGCTTATCGTGAGGGAAATATGGCAGAGGCTAAAGCTAATTATGAAAAAGGATTGGCTGCATCACCTGATTTTGTACTTAATAATGTTGGCTTAGGTAAACTTTTGTTGAAAACTAATCCAAAAGAAGCAGAAGATCAATTTTCTATAGCACTGAAGCAAGATAAGAAAAATGTAGCTGTACTTGTTGCCATAGCTCGTGCTTACTTCGATAATAATATGAAAGAGAAAGGTGATGCGAAGTTAGCTGACGCAAGAAAAGCTGATAAAAAAGCACCTGCTATTTATATCTTGGAAGGAGATTTAAAGGCTAAAACAAATGTTGGAGAAGCTGCAGGAAGCTATGCGCAAGCATATACTTTCGACCCTGCTTCTGCTGTTGCTTACATTAAAACGGCTCAGGTTTATGAAAATGTAAACCCAACACTAGCAGTTGAAATGTTACAAAAAGCTATTGAGATCAATCCAAACTATACATTAGCTTATAAATACTTAGGAAGTATATATTCGCACGGTGGACAATATGAACAAGCTATTGATGCATTCCAAAAATATTTTGCACAAGGATCTTATGATGTAAATGATTTGACCCGTTATGCTGCTGCCTTGTATTTTACAAAAAAATATGAAGAGGCTAAAAAACTAATCAATGAAGGTATATCTAAAGAACCAAACAACTTCGTATTGAACCGTCTTTTGATGTATAGCTACCTTCAGTCTAAAGATTATGTGGATGGATTGGCTGCAGCTGAGAAATTCTTCTCTTTAGATAAAGGTGATAGCGAGTACATTGTACAAGATTTTATGACTTACGGTGAATTGTTAAGCAAAAATAATCAGTTAGATAAAGCTTTATTGCAATACGATGCAGCTATTAAATTAGATCCATCGAAATCAGCTGTTTATAAAGATATAGCTATTGCTTGTGCAGATGCAGGTCAATATGCAGATGCTGCTAAATATTACCAAGAGTATGTTGACAAAGCAGATGCTGCTGTATTAGAAGCTACAGACTTCTTTACATTAGGTCGTTATTCTTATATGTATGGTAGTGCTGCTCTAAAAGATGCAGATCCAGCTATTTCAGCTGCGGGTAAAGAATCTTTGCTTAGAGCAGATAAAGCTTTTGCTACAGTAACAGAAAGAATCGCTGATAGTTATTTGGGATATTTCTGGAGAGCACGAACAAATGCTTTGCTAGATCCTGAAACAACTCAAGGATTGGCTAAACCATATTACGAACAAGTCGTAAATATAATAGTAGGAAAAGCTGATGGAAGCAATCCAAGTGAATTGTTGGAAGCTTACCAGTACTTGAGCTATTATTATTATTTATTGTATGATAAATCTAAGAGTGCATCTGATAAAGAACAAGTGAAGCTATACAGTGAAAAAATGTTGGAGTTAGATCCTGCAAATACAGTTGCTCCTCAATTGTTAGAAGCTATCAAATAA